One window from the genome of Diospyros lotus cultivar Yz01 chromosome 11, ASM1463336v1, whole genome shotgun sequence encodes:
- the LOC127812820 gene encoding zinc finger BED domain-containing protein RICESLEEPER 2-like, with protein MDPDGIQVNLESQSVSSLGTHEDDDNVIELEELKVDGTSKMDSKGKRKRKLTSQVWMFFDKLIEKSVDGKQRKDIADIGQLLLNKDMSMRCTKFDPDKFRELVVAAIVMHDLPLSFVEYVGVRAFCSYLNPNATLVSRNTLKSDLLKMYKKEKDKLKCVLKEAPGRLCLTSDLWTSITTDGYIAVTVHFIDNDWVLQKKILNFSFMPPPHSGVALSEKVGLILESDWGIEKKIFCVTLDNASANDVFVSLLKKNLNLKKPFVCKGEFFHLRCRAHVLNLVVQEGLKEIDDSIHKVRESIKYVRGSQVRKQKFLECVKFLSLNAKKGLRQDVPTRWNSTYLMLESALFYRRAFNHLEISDSNYKNCPSQFEWDRVKKISSFLSVFYDITCVFSGIKYPTANLYFPSVFTAYMMLKEHMDSEDVYLKNMANLMMAKFEKYWSEFSMILAIAVILDPRYKLQFVNWAYEKMYGVDSPQFDNVSSKLHEIYDEYKVSPSPTPTSQSKDSDSNQEESSFKKGLFKQFDSFRSKDQTRTQKSQLDLYLEEASIDKEENLDILSYWKANQYRYPELAFMARDILSIPVSTVASESTFSTGGRVLDQY; from the exons ATGGATCCTGATGGCATTCAAGTTAATCTTGAGTCACAGTCTGTTTCTTCATTAGGCACACATGAAGATGATGATAATGTGATTGAGCTAGAAGAATTAAAAGTTGATGGAACTTCAAAAATGGATAGTAAAGGAAAGCGCAAGAGGAAGTTAACTTCACAAGTGTGGATgttttttgataaactaatagAGAAATCGGTGGATGGAAAGCAAAG AAAAGACATTGCTGATATTGGACAATTGTTGTTGAACAAAGATATGTCAATGAGGTGCACCAAATTTGATCCTGATAAGTTTAGAGAGCTGGTTGTGGCTGCCATTGTTATGCATGATTTGCCATTGTCCTTTGTTGAGTATGTTGGTGTTAGGGCATTTTGTTCTTACCTTAATCCTAATGCTACACTTGTctctagaaatactttgaagtCTGATTTGCTAAAAATGTATAAGAAGGAGAAGGATAAGCTGAAATGTGTACTTAAAGAGGCACCAGGAAGGTTGTGTTTGACTTCTGATTTGTGGACTTCTATCACTACAGATGGGTATATTGCTGTTACTGTCCATTTTATTGATAATGATTGGGTTTTgcagaaaaaaatattgaatttttcttttatgccACCTCCACATAGTGGTGTAGCTTTGAGTGAAAaggttggtttgattttagaaTCAGATTGGggaatagagaagaaaatattttgtgttaCTTTGGACAATGCTTCAGCTAATGATGTTTTTGTTAGCTTATTGAAAAAGAATTTGAACTTAAAAAAGCCATTTGTCTGTAAAGGAGAATTTTTTCATCTTAGATGTCGTGCTCATGTTTTGAATTTGGTGGTGCAAGAGggattgaaagaaattgatgatTCTATTCACAAAGTTAGGGAAAGTATTAAGTATGTTAGAGGATCCCAAGTGAGAAAACAGAAATTTTTAGAATGTGTGAAGTTTTTGTCTTTGAATGCTAAGAAGGGTTTGAGACAAGATGTTCCTACAAGGTGGAATTCTACTTATCTTATGCTTGAGAGTGCTCTTTTCTACAGACGGGCCTTCAACCACTTAGAAATAAGTGATTCAAATTATAAGAATTGTCCATCTCAATTTGAATGGGATAGAGTTAAGAAAATCAGCAGTTTCTTGAGTGTCTTTTATGACATTACTTGTGTGTTTTCGGGGATAAAGTATCCTACTGCTAACTTGTACTTTCCTTCTGTCTTTACGGCATACATGATGTTGAAAGAGCACATGGATTCAGAAGATGTGTACTTGAAAAATATGGCTAATTTGATGATGgcaaagtttgaaaaatattggtCTGAATTTAGTATGATTTTAGCCATTGCAGTGATACTAGATCCCCGATACAAACTTCAATTTGTGAATTGGGCTTATGAAAAAATGTATGGAGTTGACTCACCACAATTTGACAATGTCAGTTCAAAGTTGCATGAAATTTATGATGAGTACAAAGTGTCTCCGTCTCCTACTCCAACCTCTCAAAGCAAGGATAGTGATTCCAACCAAGAAGAGTCATCATTTAAAAAGGGTTTGTTTAAg CAATTTGATTCATTTCGAAGTAAAGATCAAACTCGAACTCAAAAATCACAGTTGGACTTATATTTGGAAGAGGCAAGCAttgataaagaagaaaatttggaTATTTTATCTTATTGGAAAGCAAATCAATATCGGTATCCAGAACTTGCTTTTATGGCTCGAGATATTTTGAGTATTCCTGTTTCCACAGTTGCTTCTGAGTCCACTTTCAGTACTGGTGGTCGAGTCCTTGATCAGTATTGA